A DNA window from Longimicrobium sp. contains the following coding sequences:
- a CDS encoding ion transporter: MTASEPERLALYDLFTLGLSVYVLAALVASTVLPLDPESRKVLDTADNVICLVFLLDFFRNLIRADRKMEYLRWGWLDLVASIPMLDALRFARVARMVRVVRVLRGCRSARHLGAFIRSTRAGAAFWGMALLTFLVLVFSSVAILHVERDAPGASIRTAADAVWWAYATIATVGYGDRVPVTTEGRVIAALLMTVGVGLFGTFTGYIAKSFLQPADSADASVVRALERRVERLEGVASCLHE, translated from the coding sequence ATGACTGCTTCCGAGCCCGAAAGGCTCGCGCTGTACGACCTGTTCACGCTCGGGCTCAGCGTGTACGTGCTGGCCGCGCTGGTGGCGTCCACGGTGCTCCCGCTGGACCCGGAGAGCAGAAAGGTGCTGGACACGGCGGACAACGTGATCTGTCTGGTGTTCCTCCTGGATTTCTTCCGGAACCTGATCCGCGCGGACCGGAAGATGGAGTACCTTCGGTGGGGGTGGCTGGACCTGGTCGCGAGCATCCCCATGCTGGACGCGCTGCGGTTCGCGCGTGTGGCGCGGATGGTCCGCGTCGTCCGCGTGCTCCGGGGCTGCAGGTCCGCGCGGCATCTCGGCGCCTTCATCCGCAGCACCCGTGCGGGCGCGGCGTTCTGGGGGATGGCGCTGCTGACGTTTCTGGTGCTGGTGTTCTCGTCGGTCGCGATCCTTCACGTGGAGCGGGACGCGCCCGGGGCCAGCATCCGGACCGCCGCGGACGCGGTTTGGTGGGCGTACGCCACCATCGCGACGGTGGGCTACGGCGATCGGGTGCCGGTGACCACCGAAGGCCGCGTAATCGCCGCGCTCCTCATGACGGTGGGCGTCGGGCTGTTCGGAACCTTTACCGGCTACATCGCGAAGTCGTTCCTGCAACCCGCCGACAGCGCGGATGCGAGCGTCGTCCGGGCGCTGGAACGGCGGGTAGAGCGGCTGGAGGGCGTCGCATCCTGCCTGCACGAGTGA
- a CDS encoding OmpA family protein, giving the protein MRYGMGEEEGDGGPWPAFADLLAATTLLFLILFAALAVPAIQRAGQADAQASNLARIEAALAGAADRRVAVQRVGDYVLVRIAEEATFPRNEYALARLKPEGRAILHDFGRFLHGGLVNEIDQVQVVGHTSSEGSDERNWELSAARAATVALFLIDSAGVPACRVSALGRSHYYPVRPDRARAGAEADPADRRIELEIRPQLPGDSVQRRRRDACVEMRR; this is encoded by the coding sequence ATGCGATACGGCATGGGAGAAGAGGAGGGCGATGGCGGCCCGTGGCCGGCGTTCGCCGACCTGCTGGCCGCCACCACCCTCCTCTTCCTGATCCTCTTCGCGGCGCTCGCGGTGCCGGCCATCCAGCGCGCGGGCCAGGCGGATGCACAGGCGTCGAACCTGGCGCGCATCGAAGCCGCGCTCGCCGGGGCCGCGGACCGGCGCGTAGCCGTGCAGCGCGTGGGAGACTACGTGCTGGTGCGCATCGCCGAGGAGGCCACCTTTCCCCGCAACGAGTACGCGCTCGCCCGCCTCAAGCCCGAAGGAAGGGCGATCCTCCACGACTTCGGGCGCTTCCTGCACGGGGGCCTGGTGAACGAGATCGACCAGGTGCAGGTGGTCGGGCATACCAGCAGCGAGGGGAGCGACGAGCGAAACTGGGAGCTGAGCGCGGCGCGCGCCGCCACCGTGGCGCTCTTTCTGATCGACAGCGCCGGCGTCCCCGCCTGCCGCGTGTCGGCGCTGGGGCGCAGCCATTACTACCCGGTGCGTCCCGACCGCGCCCGCGCCGGCGCCGAGGCCGACCCCGCGGACCGCCGCATCGAGCTGGAGATCCGCCCGCAGCTTCCCGGCGACAGCGTGCAGCGCCGCCGCCGCGACGCCTGCGTGGAGATGCGCCGGTGA
- a CDS encoding caspase family protein — protein sequence MARGIAIHIGVNDPASNRHGRLSMSERFAWKMAELSHQAGYGAIHMLCGAEATRGAVHALLSAAAAALRPRDTLFVSFSGHGSQVTDENGDERDDLDETWCLYDGNLVDDDLMDIWRKAAAGTRVLVVSESCFAGGMRYGDELLAERPPRLRRPVYRSGGPLRGVKQYVQEVPSSCISRETLDEEGIQASVLLMAGAGERQRAREGLYLEHLLKIWDGGAFRGTFCDLHQRLCVSVRDENPAQEPQIIMLGREDTEFPLQTAFHLDIPVMRDGGAPVMRGVMRG from the coding sequence ATGGCACGCGGAATCGCGATCCACATCGGAGTGAACGATCCGGCCTCGAACCGCCACGGCCGGCTGTCGATGAGCGAAAGGTTCGCATGGAAGATGGCGGAGCTCTCGCACCAGGCGGGGTACGGCGCCATCCACATGCTGTGCGGCGCGGAAGCCACCCGCGGCGCCGTCCACGCTCTCCTTTCGGCCGCGGCGGCGGCGCTGAGGCCCCGCGACACCCTCTTCGTCTCCTTTTCCGGCCACGGCTCGCAGGTCACCGACGAGAACGGCGACGAGCGGGACGACCTGGACGAGACGTGGTGCCTGTACGACGGGAACCTCGTGGACGACGACCTCATGGACATCTGGAGGAAGGCGGCGGCCGGGACGCGCGTGCTGGTGGTGAGCGAGAGCTGCTTCGCGGGCGGCATGCGCTACGGCGACGAGCTGCTGGCCGAGCGTCCGCCGCGTTTACGCCGCCCGGTATACCGCTCCGGCGGCCCGCTACGGGGGGTGAAGCAGTACGTGCAGGAGGTGCCGTCGTCGTGCATCTCACGCGAGACTCTCGACGAAGAGGGCATCCAGGCCAGCGTGCTGTTGATGGCGGGCGCGGGCGAAAGGCAGAGGGCGCGCGAGGGGCTCTACCTCGAGCACCTGCTGAAGATCTGGGACGGAGGGGCGTTCCGCGGCACCTTCTGCGATCTGCACCAGCGGCTCTGCGTGAGCGTCCGTGACGAGAACCCCGCGCAGGAGCCACAGATCATCATGCTGGGCAGGGAGGACACCGAGTTCCCGCTGCAGACCGCGTTTCACCTGGACATCCCGGTGATGCGCGACGGCGGAGCTCCGGTGATGCGCGGCGTGATGCGCGGCTGA
- a CDS encoding sigma-70 family RNA polymerase sigma factor yields MLEPDTVEAARALFLEHLTWIDRAAAIACVRKGIHGADAEDFAGRVRMALIEDDYGIVRGFDGGSEFKTYLSTVIARLLVNFQREVGGRWRGSMAAQRLGPPADELERLVHREGFTLLQAGEKLRTEGRTTLSDAELARLFGQLPARTPLRPEVQEPVTGLEGQDDSRADDRVMEAEADSRRVEIVRALDAAMGQLDPEERMIVKLRYADGNTLADVARTLRLDQKPLYRRAPRLLARLLQLLESAGLRRDDVRGFLNDDDES; encoded by the coding sequence ATGCTTGAGCCCGATACCGTCGAAGCCGCCAGGGCACTCTTCCTCGAGCACCTGACGTGGATCGACAGAGCCGCCGCGATCGCCTGCGTCAGAAAGGGGATCCACGGCGCCGACGCCGAAGATTTCGCGGGAAGGGTGCGAATGGCGCTGATCGAGGACGACTATGGTATCGTGCGCGGCTTCGACGGCGGCTCCGAATTCAAGACATACCTTTCGACCGTGATCGCGCGCCTGCTCGTCAACTTCCAGCGCGAGGTGGGCGGACGCTGGCGCGGTTCGATGGCTGCCCAGCGGCTGGGGCCGCCCGCCGACGAGCTGGAGAGGCTCGTGCACCGGGAAGGGTTCACGCTGCTGCAGGCGGGGGAGAAGCTGCGCACAGAGGGGCGCACCACCCTTTCCGATGCCGAGCTTGCGCGCCTTTTCGGCCAGTTACCAGCGCGCACGCCGTTGCGTCCCGAGGTTCAGGAGCCGGTGACGGGGCTCGAAGGGCAAGATGACTCACGGGCGGATGACCGGGTGATGGAGGCCGAAGCTGACAGCCGGCGCGTGGAGATCGTGCGTGCGCTCGACGCGGCCATGGGACAGCTCGATCCGGAAGAGCGGATGATCGTGAAGCTGCGCTACGCCGATGGAAACACCCTGGCAGACGTGGCGCGTACCCTGCGCCTGGATCAGAAACCGCTCTACCGTCGCGCACCGCGCCTTCTCGCCCGCCTGCTCCAGCTCCTGGAGAGCGCCGGGTTGCGCCGGGACGACGTGCGCGGCTTCCTTAATGACGACGACGAATCATGA